In the genome of Phlebotomus papatasi isolate M1 chromosome 2, Ppap_2.1, whole genome shotgun sequence, one region contains:
- the LOC129805003 gene encoding jerky protein homolog-like, producing the protein MRTTTDIKDKVKAVELVRSGESIASVAANYRVNRTTVVRWTQNYADLKASLQNFSGKKSRRPEDHPNTSEALSLWYFYMRDKGVPMQGYLLQEKARQYHQIFKDGRENFCASAGWLDRWKKRLGIRQLAVCGESLSSREDQLPEFMERFQNIVQEEGLSYEQLYNADETGLYWRKLPNKTLVEKDRKSAPGFKVSKERVTVLACANASGSHKLPLYVIGKSARPRCFRNLQNVEEELGVKYGGQNACWMTKVSFWDWFFNDAVPQIEEHLDKCGLPRKAILLLDNAPVHPAAEELVSGGIKVLYLPPNCTATVQPMDQNVLEALKRKYRRSFIRFLLRELEDGDDLMSAIKKVNLLRAIHWLRDAWDEVERKTIVRSWKNLLAETFAQVDQESTLQGNKARLSDEFIDFCQLMESFPVSKQLSQKDIQEWFIDHMVLTNKEIIEIVRETFGDPPESPFEVQRTEQVTNENEQNISLEKGVKILEKALMFAKQERQCDPRISMLQEMKNETVLKMMNVQ; encoded by the exons ATGAGAACCACCACCGATATAAAAGATAAAGTGAAGGCAGTTGAGCTCGTCCGCAGTGGAGAATCTATTGCTTCGGTAGCAGCAAACTATCGTGTGAACAGAACAACAGTTGTGAGGTGGACACAAAATTACGCTGACTTGAAAGCCAGTCTTCAAAATTTTTCCGGAAAGAAGAGCCGAAGACCTGAAGATCATCCCAATACCTCTGAAGCTTTATCCCTGTGGTATTTTTACATGAGAGACAAGG GAGTTCCTATGCAGGGATATCTTCTTCAGGAAAAAGCTAGACAGTATCATCAAATCTTCAAGGATGGCCGAGAGAATTTCTGTGCAAGTGCCGGATGGCTGGATCGGTGGAAAAAGAGACTTGGAATTCGCCAGCTTGCTGTGTGTGGAGAATCTCTCTCCTCAAGAGAAGATCAGCTTCCGGAATTCATGGAACGATTCCAAAATATAGTCCAGGAAGAAGGATTGTCGTATGAGCAGCTGTACAATGCTGATGAGACCGGGCTTTACTGGCGGAAGCTGCCGAACAAAACACTTGTAGAGAAAGACAGAAAGTCCGCACCAGGGTTTAAAGTCAGTAAGGAAAGGGTGACAGTACTGGCTTGTGCTAACGCATCAGGAAGTCACAAGCTTCCATTGTACGTGATCGGCAAATCAGCAAGACCCCGCTGTTTCAGAAACCTGCAAAATGTGGAAGAAGAACTTGGTGTGAAGTACGGGGGACAGAATGCCTGCTGGATGACGAAAGTTTCTTTCTGGGACTGGTTTTTCAACGATGCTGTTCCCCAAATAGAAGAACATCTTGATAAATGCGGACTTCCACGAAAGGCAATTTTGCTTTTAGATAATGCCCCAGTTCACCCAGCAGCAGAAGAGCTCGTTTCTGGAGGAATCAAAGTACTGTATCTGCCACCCAACTGCACTGCGACGGTTCAACCCATGGACCAAAACGTGTTGGAggctttaaaaagaaaatacagaCGTTCCTTCATCAGATTTCTTCTTCGAGAGCTGGAGGACGGAGATGATCTCATGTCAGCAATCAAGAAAGTTAATCTTCTTCGAGCGATCCATTGGCTCAGAGATGCATGGGATGAAGTCGAAAGAAAAACGATTGTGAGAAGCTGGAAGAATTTGCTGGCGGAAACGTTCGCACAAGTTGATCAGGAAAGTACACTTCAAGGAAATAAAGCCAGACTCTCCGATGAATTCATTGACTTCTGCCAATTGATGGAATCTTTTCCTGTCTCTAAACAGCTGTCACAAAAAGACATTCAGGAATGGTTTATTGATCATATGGTTTTGACTAATAAAGAAATCATCGAGATCGTTAGAGAGACATTCGGAGATCCTCCAGAAAGTCCATTCGAAGTTCAGAGAACTGAACAGGTCACAAATGAAAATGAGCAGAACATATCTTTGGAGAAAGGAGTGAAAATCCTCGAGAAAGCTCTAATGTTTGCAAAGCAGGAAAGGCAGTGTGATCCCCGAATTTCCATGCTTCaggaaatgaaaaatgaaacagTTCTTAAAATGATGAATGTCCAGTAA
- the LOC129802125 gene encoding uncharacterized protein LOC129802125 — MRAIFVSVFVTLAFMPVFVLSQQNNLTDGTQVEESSRLLDRLQNIIKNFVKKLLNWIKKKYEELKETILIKEELIKEILKELIKHFKDIKAEVAKEVLEYLEPYKKDFGTLYNQFIAGIKEVIKKDE, encoded by the exons ATGAGAGCGATATTCGTTTCAGTTTTTGTTACTTTGGCATTTATGCCAGTTTTTG tacTTTCTCAGCAGAATAATCTAACGGATGGAACACAAGTTGAAGAGAGCTCCAGGTTGTTGGACAGActtcaaaatattataaaaa ATTTTGTCAAGAAATTACTCAATtggattaagaaaaaatatgaagaactTAAAGAAACTATACTGATTAAAGAAGAATTGATCAAAGAGATTTTGAAAGAATTAATAAAACACTTTAAAGACATCAAAGCAGAAGTTGCAAAGGAAGTTCTGGAGTACTTAGAACCATACAAGAAGGATTTTGGAACCCTCTATAATCAGTTTATTGCAGGAATTAAAGAAGTAATTAAAAAAGATGAATAG